From Variovorax sp. PMC12, the proteins below share one genomic window:
- the purD gene encoding phosphoribosylamine--glycine ligase has translation MKVLVIGGGGREHALAWRLAQATRVSRVYVAPGNGGTASDERYDCIDITEPAALREWAIKEKIALTVVGPEAPLAAGVVDEFRAHGLRIFGPTQAAAQLESSKAFSKAFMKRHKIPTAEYEAFTDAAAAHAYIDAKGAPIVVKADGLAAGKGVVVAMTAQEAHEAVDFMLVDNKFGVSHNEGGARVVIEEFLQGEEASFIVLCDGKNVTALATSQDHKRLLDNDEGPNTGGMGAYSPAPVVTAEVHARAMREIILPTIRGMEKDGIPYTGFLYAGLMIDAAGHPKTLEFNCRMGDPETQPIMMRLKSDLFEVFWHATDGTLDQVELQWDRRVALGVVMAAHGYPLSPRKGDRITGIPAEAPDAVVFHAGTTLENGELKTSGGRVLCVTVLADSVKLAQQRAYEVAARVNFDGAQYRKDIGFRAVHARNTPNA, from the coding sequence ATGAAGGTACTGGTAATTGGGGGAGGGGGCCGTGAACACGCTCTGGCGTGGCGCCTGGCGCAGGCCACCCGGGTGAGCCGCGTGTACGTGGCGCCGGGCAACGGCGGCACCGCGAGCGACGAGCGCTACGACTGCATCGACATCACCGAGCCCGCCGCGCTGCGCGAATGGGCCATCAAGGAAAAGATCGCGCTGACCGTGGTCGGCCCCGAGGCGCCGCTGGCCGCGGGCGTGGTCGACGAGTTCCGCGCGCACGGCCTGCGCATCTTCGGGCCGACGCAGGCCGCCGCGCAGCTCGAGAGCTCCAAGGCGTTCTCCAAGGCGTTCATGAAGCGCCACAAGATCCCCACGGCCGAATACGAAGCCTTCACCGACGCCGCCGCGGCGCATGCCTACATCGACGCCAAGGGCGCGCCCATCGTCGTCAAGGCCGACGGCCTGGCGGCAGGCAAGGGCGTGGTGGTGGCCATGACCGCGCAGGAAGCGCACGAGGCGGTCGACTTCATGCTGGTCGACAACAAGTTTGGCGTGTCGCACAACGAAGGCGGCGCGCGCGTCGTCATCGAAGAATTCCTGCAGGGCGAGGAAGCCAGCTTCATCGTGCTGTGCGACGGCAAGAACGTCACCGCGCTGGCCACCAGCCAGGACCACAAGCGCCTGCTCGACAACGACGAAGGCCCCAATACCGGCGGCATGGGCGCGTATTCGCCCGCGCCGGTGGTCACGGCCGAGGTGCATGCGCGCGCCATGCGCGAAATCATCCTGCCGACCATCCGCGGCATGGAAAAAGACGGCATTCCCTACACCGGCTTCCTGTACGCCGGCCTGATGATCGACGCGGCCGGCCATCCGAAGACGCTCGAATTCAACTGCCGCATGGGCGACCCCGAGACGCAGCCCATCATGATGCGGCTGAAGTCCGACCTGTTCGAGGTGTTCTGGCACGCCACCGACGGCACGCTCGACCAGGTCGAGCTGCAGTGGGACCGCCGCGTGGCGCTGGGCGTGGTGATGGCCGCGCACGGCTACCCGCTGTCGCCGCGCAAGGGCGACCGCATCACCGGCATCCCGGCCGAGGCGCCCGATGCCGTGGTGTTCCACGCCGGCACCACGCTGGAAAACGGCGAGCTCAAGACCAGCGGCGGCCGCGTGCTCTGCGTCACCGTGCTGGCCGACAGCGTCAAGCTTGCGCAGCAGCGAGCCTACGAGGTGGCGGCGCGCGTCAATTTCGACGGCGCCCAATACCGCAAGGACATCGGATTCCGCGCCGTGCACGCGCGCAACACACCCAACGCTTGA
- a CDS encoding YebC/PmpR family DNA-binding transcriptional regulator, translating to MAGHSKWANIQHRKGRQDEKRGKLWTRAIREITVAARAGGADLGSNPRLRLAVEKAKAVNLPIDTIKRNIDKATGNLEGVNYEEIRYEGYGIGGAAIIVDTMTDNRVRTVAEVRHAFSKHGGNMGTEGSVAFQFKHCGQIVFAPGTDEDKVMEVALEAGAEDVVTDDDGAIEVLTAVADFEAVKNALEAAGLKPEVAEVTMRAENPVEVTGEDAAKMQKLLDVLEDLDDVQDVYHNASLSE from the coding sequence ATGGCCGGACATAGCAAATGGGCAAACATTCAGCACCGCAAGGGCCGCCAGGACGAAAAACGCGGCAAGCTCTGGACCCGTGCCATTCGCGAAATCACGGTGGCGGCACGCGCAGGCGGCGCTGATCTGGGCTCCAACCCCCGGCTGCGGCTGGCGGTGGAAAAGGCCAAGGCCGTGAACCTGCCCATCGACACCATCAAGCGCAACATCGACAAGGCCACCGGCAACCTCGAAGGCGTCAACTACGAAGAAATTCGTTACGAAGGGTACGGCATCGGCGGCGCGGCCATCATCGTCGACACCATGACCGACAACCGCGTGCGCACTGTGGCCGAAGTGCGCCACGCCTTCTCCAAGCACGGCGGCAACATGGGCACCGAAGGCTCGGTGGCCTTCCAGTTCAAGCACTGCGGCCAGATCGTCTTTGCGCCCGGCACCGACGAAGACAAGGTGATGGAAGTGGCGCTCGAAGCCGGCGCCGAAGACGTCGTCACCGACGACGACGGCGCCATCGAGGTGCTCACCGCGGTCGCGGATTTCGAAGCCGTCAAGAACGCGCTCGAGGCCGCCGGCCTGAAGCCCGAGGTGGCCGAAGTCACCATGCGCGCGGAGAACCCGGTCGAAGTCACCGGCGAAGACGCCGCGAAAATGCAGAAATTGCTCGACGTGCTCGAGGACCTGGACGACGTGCAGGACGTTTATCACAACGCCTCGTTGTCCGAGTAG
- a CDS encoding class I SAM-dependent methyltransferase, protein MTPSPTGGPATPVVLPPHAPLPLYYSNEAEHRAFLRRIFDDTAADYDRIESVLAFGTGPAYRRAALQQAGLATGAEVLDVGIGTGLVAREALKLIGPAGKLVGVDPSAGMMDQVKLPGVELVQGVAEALPRPDASCDFVSMGYAMRHISDVAAAFGEFHRVLRPGGRVVVLEITKPEGRIATALLKGYMRAVVPLIARVVGRRRDTSELWRYYWDTIEACIPPEQVVQALADAGFRDVRRNASLGVFSAYTAIKPDHIVEAR, encoded by the coding sequence ATGACACCATCGCCTACAGGCGGCCCCGCGACACCCGTCGTCCTGCCGCCACACGCTCCCCTGCCGCTGTACTACAGCAACGAGGCAGAGCACCGGGCGTTCCTGCGTCGAATCTTCGACGACACGGCGGCCGACTACGACCGCATCGAGAGCGTGCTTGCTTTCGGCACCGGCCCCGCCTACCGCCGTGCGGCACTGCAGCAGGCGGGCCTTGCGACCGGCGCCGAGGTGCTCGACGTGGGCATCGGCACCGGGCTGGTGGCACGCGAGGCGCTGAAGCTCATCGGCCCGGCCGGCAAGCTCGTGGGCGTGGATCCCAGCGCCGGCATGATGGACCAGGTGAAGCTGCCCGGTGTGGAGCTGGTGCAAGGCGTGGCCGAGGCCCTGCCCCGGCCCGACGCCAGCTGCGACTTCGTGAGCATGGGCTACGCCATGCGCCACATCAGCGACGTGGCCGCCGCCTTCGGCGAATTCCATCGCGTGCTGCGCCCCGGCGGGCGCGTGGTGGTGCTTGAAATTACCAAGCCCGAGGGCCGCATCGCGACGGCGCTGCTCAAGGGCTACATGCGCGCCGTGGTGCCGCTGATCGCCCGCGTGGTCGGTCGCCGGCGGGACACCTCGGAACTGTGGCGCTACTACTGGGACACGATCGAGGCCTGCATTCCCCCCGAGCAGGTGGTGCAGGCGCTGGCCGACGCGGGTTTCCGCGACGTGCGCCGGAATGCCAGCCTCGGCGTGTTCTCTGCCTATACCGCCATCAAACCAGACCACATCGTCGAGGCAAGGTGA
- a CDS encoding chorismate transformation enzyme, FkbO/Hyg5 family, whose protein sequence is MQVQDASSSSHLRVERLSLPDSLALAAGGKAPFAALGYGTPHGVAWMPTVNARVLSPNGAMADVWHLTAPHIESGTTGIARWRTDGHWLLGAIDLDEAAEKQGLTELARRAYSDLFKTLDQAGTPHLQRIWNYLPQINADGGGLERYRQFNAGRQEAFLEAGRAAFEGAPAACALGIHQGALSIRFLAGEQAPLPVENPRQVSAYRYPETYGPRSPTFSRAALSDIGDGNIALFISGTASIVGHETVHHGDVREQTRETLRNLQAVITAANERGTAKFALAELDCVVYVRHPSDTEAVRGIIESTLGADAPMARHAVYLEADICRSDLLVEIEAHTVAAGRLRA, encoded by the coding sequence GTGCAAGTCCAGGACGCAAGCTCTTCTTCCCATCTGCGCGTGGAGCGCCTTTCGTTGCCCGACAGCCTGGCGCTGGCCGCCGGCGGCAAGGCGCCCTTCGCGGCGCTGGGCTACGGCACGCCGCACGGCGTGGCGTGGATGCCGACGGTCAATGCGCGCGTGCTCTCGCCCAACGGCGCAATGGCCGACGTGTGGCACCTGACGGCCCCGCACATCGAGTCGGGCACCACCGGCATCGCGCGCTGGCGCACCGACGGCCACTGGCTGCTGGGCGCCATCGACCTCGACGAGGCGGCCGAGAAACAAGGCCTGACCGAACTCGCGCGCCGCGCCTACAGCGACCTGTTCAAGACGCTCGACCAGGCCGGCACGCCCCACCTGCAGCGCATCTGGAACTACCTGCCGCAGATCAACGCCGACGGTGGCGGGCTGGAACGCTACCGCCAGTTCAACGCCGGCCGCCAGGAAGCCTTCCTCGAAGCCGGCCGCGCCGCCTTCGAGGGCGCGCCGGCGGCCTGCGCGCTGGGCATCCACCAGGGCGCGCTGTCGATCCGCTTCCTGGCGGGCGAGCAGGCGCCGCTGCCGGTGGAAAACCCGCGGCAGGTCTCCGCCTACCGCTACCCCGAAACCTACGGCCCGCGCTCGCCGACCTTTTCGCGCGCGGCGCTGTCGGACATCGGCGACGGCAACATCGCGCTGTTCATCTCCGGCACCGCGAGCATCGTCGGGCACGAAACCGTCCACCACGGCGACGTGCGCGAGCAGACCCGCGAAACGCTGCGCAACCTGCAGGCCGTGATCACCGCCGCCAATGAGCGCGGCACTGCGAAGTTCGCGCTGGCCGAGCTCGACTGCGTGGTGTACGTGCGGCACCCATCGGACACCGAGGCGGTGCGCGGCATCATCGAGAGCACGCTCGGCGCCGACGCGCCGATGGCGCGCCACGCCGTGTACCTGGAAGCCGACATCTGCCGCAGCGACCTGCTGGTCGAGATCGAGGCGCACACGGTCGCCGCCGGTCGATTGCGGGCCTGA
- a CDS encoding lysophospholipid acyltransferase family protein, which translates to MTRVLRILTSIPLALMLYALLLFLGLISLVWNFVAMLIYPVMPTRPARALGRMTIAFAYRMFWWLASVTGMMRIDSTCLDPMRNEPGVIFVANHPTMLDALLLVARLPRSACIMKADLMGNIFLGAGARLARYISNKSARMMVRLAVNDLRNGGQLVIFPEGTRTVTPPLNSFRPGVTLIAKLAQAPIQTVFIDTDSPYLSKGWPLWRVPPLPIVFTLRLGKRFAATQDSDVLQAELEHYFRQNMEQRATDASPECQTPRAPTLS; encoded by the coding sequence ATGACCCGAGTGCTGCGTATTCTCACGTCGATCCCGCTTGCGTTGATGCTTTACGCACTGCTGCTTTTCCTGGGCCTGATCTCGCTGGTCTGGAATTTCGTGGCCATGCTGATCTACCCCGTGATGCCCACGCGGCCGGCCCGCGCGCTGGGCCGCATGACCATCGCGTTCGCCTACCGCATGTTCTGGTGGCTCGCGTCGGTGACGGGCATGATGCGCATCGACTCCACCTGCCTGGACCCGATGCGCAACGAGCCCGGCGTGATCTTCGTGGCCAACCATCCGACCATGCTCGACGCCCTCCTGCTGGTGGCGAGGCTGCCGCGCAGCGCCTGCATCATGAAGGCCGACCTGATGGGCAACATCTTCCTCGGCGCGGGTGCCAGGCTGGCGCGCTACATCAGCAACAAGTCGGCGCGCATGATGGTGCGGCTGGCGGTGAACGACCTGCGTAACGGCGGGCAGCTGGTGATCTTCCCCGAAGGCACGCGCACGGTGACGCCGCCGCTCAACTCATTTCGCCCCGGCGTGACGCTGATCGCCAAGCTGGCGCAGGCGCCGATCCAGACGGTGTTCATCGACACCGACTCGCCCTACCTCAGCAAGGGCTGGCCGCTGTGGCGCGTGCCGCCGCTGCCCATCGTCTTCACGCTGCGGCTGGGCAAGCGCTTCGCGGCCACGCAGGACAGCGACGTGCTGCAGGCCGAGCTGGAACACTACTTTCGCCAAAACATGGAACAGCGCGCCACCGACGCGTCCCCCGAATGCCAGACGCCTCGCGCACCCACCTTGTCCTGA
- a CDS encoding glycosyltransferase family 2 protein, whose amino-acid sequence MPDASRTHLVLIPSYNTGERVFSTVEAARAQWNPVWVVVDGSDDGTGERLQQMAANDPGLRVWVLPQNQGKGSAVLHGLRAAQDAGFTHALTMDSDGQHPADLIPAFMKASLERPETMVLGRPVFDASAPLLRVRGRRVSNGWTQLETLFAGVGDSLYGFRVYPVADLIAVMAKQPWMRRFDFDTEAVVRLAWRGVKPVNIDAPVKYLSAEEGGVSHFRYGRDNVLLTWMHTRLMVEFVLRLPGLVFRKLAGKPPFQD is encoded by the coding sequence ATGCCAGACGCCTCGCGCACCCACCTTGTCCTGATTCCCAGCTACAACACGGGAGAACGCGTGTTCTCCACGGTCGAGGCCGCGCGCGCGCAGTGGAACCCGGTGTGGGTGGTGGTCGACGGCAGCGACGACGGCACGGGCGAGCGGCTGCAGCAGATGGCGGCCAACGACCCCGGCCTGCGCGTGTGGGTACTGCCGCAGAACCAGGGCAAGGGCTCGGCGGTGCTGCATGGGCTGCGCGCCGCGCAGGACGCGGGTTTCACGCATGCGCTGACCATGGACTCCGACGGGCAGCATCCGGCGGACCTGATCCCCGCGTTCATGAAAGCCTCGCTGGAGCGGCCCGAGACGATGGTGCTGGGGCGTCCGGTGTTCGATGCGAGCGCGCCGCTGTTGCGCGTGCGCGGGCGGCGCGTGTCGAACGGGTGGACGCAGCTGGAAACCCTTTTTGCCGGCGTGGGCGACTCGCTCTACGGCTTTCGGGTGTATCCCGTGGCCGACCTGATCGCGGTGATGGCGAAGCAGCCGTGGATGCGGCGCTTTGACTTCGACACCGAAGCCGTCGTTCGGCTCGCGTGGCGCGGGGTCAAGCCGGTGAACATCGATGCGCCGGTGAAATACCTGAGCGCCGAGGAAGGCGGGGTTTCGCACTTCCGCTATGGACGCGACAACGTGCTGCTGACGTGGATGCACACGCGGCTGATGGTGGAGTTCGTGCTGCGGCTGCCGGGGTTGGTGTTTCGGAAGCTGGCTGGAAAGCCGCCGTTTCAGGACTGA
- the fabG gene encoding 3-oxoacyl-ACP reductase FabG: protein MSLEGKRALITGASGALGAAMARRFAREGATVLLHANSRPEAVEQLAAAISAEGGKAECHVFDLRSDEACAAACARILEGGPVQILVNNAGVHDDAVLPGMRAEQWHKVIDVSLNGFFRVTQPLLLPMMRTRWGRILNISSVAAIAGNRGQVNYAAAKGALNSATKALSLEVASRGVTVNAIAPGIIASPMADAVFDPAVINQMVPVKRAGTPEEVAALAAFLAGDEAGYITGQVISVNGGMI from the coding sequence ATGAGTCTCGAAGGAAAACGCGCCCTGATCACCGGCGCCAGCGGCGCGCTCGGCGCGGCCATGGCCCGCCGCTTCGCGCGCGAGGGCGCCACGGTGCTGCTGCACGCCAACTCGCGGCCGGAAGCGGTCGAGCAACTGGCCGCGGCCATCTCGGCCGAAGGCGGCAAGGCCGAATGCCATGTGTTCGACCTGCGCAGCGACGAGGCGTGCGCGGCGGCATGCGCGCGCATCCTGGAAGGCGGCCCGGTCCAGATCCTCGTCAACAACGCGGGCGTGCACGACGACGCGGTGCTGCCGGGCATGCGCGCCGAGCAGTGGCACAAGGTGATCGACGTGTCGCTCAACGGCTTTTTCCGTGTCACGCAGCCCTTGCTGCTGCCGATGATGCGCACGCGCTGGGGGCGCATCCTGAACATCTCGTCGGTCGCCGCCATCGCGGGCAACCGGGGTCAGGTCAACTACGCGGCAGCCAAGGGCGCGCTCAACAGCGCGACCAAGGCGCTGTCGCTCGAGGTGGCGTCGCGCGGCGTGACGGTGAATGCGATCGCGCCGGGGATCATTGCCTCGCCCATGGCTGACGCGGTGTTCGATCCGGCGGTCATCAACCAGATGGTGCCGGTGAAGCGGGCGGGGACACCGGAAGAGGTGGCTGCGTTGGCTGCTTTCCTGGCTGGTGACGAGGCCGGGTACATCACTGGGCAGGTGATTTCGGTCAACGGCGGGATGATCTGA
- a CDS encoding hydroxymyristoyl-ACP dehydratase: protein MTAPQTLDRAGIAQRIPHSGSMCLLERLESWDADAIHCSTTTHAQAGNPLRTESGLLAPNAIEYAAQAMALHGSLLAAEGSTPSAGFLASARNVKLAVARLDDVDGALQVRAKRLSGDDRQVLYEFTVKADDGRSLAEGRAVVVLNTPLAAEESTSS from the coding sequence ATGACCGCACCACAGACGCTCGACCGCGCCGGCATCGCGCAGCGCATTCCGCACAGCGGCAGCATGTGCCTGCTGGAGCGCCTCGAAAGCTGGGACGCCGACGCGATCCATTGCAGCACCACCACGCACGCGCAAGCCGGCAACCCGCTGCGCACCGAGAGTGGCCTGCTTGCGCCGAACGCCATCGAATACGCCGCGCAGGCGATGGCACTGCACGGCAGCCTGCTGGCTGCCGAGGGCAGCACGCCATCGGCCGGCTTCCTGGCGAGTGCGCGCAACGTCAAGCTGGCGGTGGCGCGGCTGGACGACGTCGACGGCGCGTTGCAGGTACGGGCGAAGCGCCTGTCGGGCGACGACCGCCAGGTTCTCTATGAATTCACGGTGAAGGCCGACGACGGCCGATCGCTGGCCGAGGGGCGAGCCGTGGTGGTCCTGAACACGCCGCTGGCTGCGGAAGAAAGCACATCGTCATGA
- a CDS encoding class I SAM-dependent methyltransferase, whose translation MSAVLPSRGATDKAWRELHEAATIPYKKGGSFAWHFARGKLGRDPVFRGLLERGLIDAQHRRVVDIGCGQGLFASLLASMSAMQKNGRWPASWSATPESADYTGIELMPKDVARAEASIGHLQPAPKLVCADMCSAELPDCDLVVILDVLHYVDLEAQQGVLTRVRDALRRGGNPQARLLLRVGDASSRRGFAISQWVDRTVTRIRGHKVSPTWGRPLAEWTALLDRLGFRVHSIPMSEGTPFANVLLVADLEERQAA comes from the coding sequence ATGAGTGCGGTGCTGCCTTCGCGGGGCGCCACCGACAAAGCGTGGCGCGAGCTGCACGAAGCCGCGACCATCCCCTACAAGAAGGGCGGCAGCTTTGCCTGGCATTTCGCGCGCGGCAAGCTGGGTCGCGACCCGGTGTTCCGCGGCCTGCTCGAGCGCGGGCTGATCGATGCGCAGCACCGTCGCGTGGTCGACATCGGCTGCGGGCAGGGCCTGTTCGCCAGCCTGCTCGCATCGATGAGCGCAATGCAGAAAAACGGCCGCTGGCCCGCGTCGTGGTCCGCCACGCCGGAAAGCGCCGACTACACCGGCATCGAGCTGATGCCCAAGGACGTGGCGCGCGCCGAGGCGTCTATCGGCCATCTGCAGCCGGCGCCCAAGCTGGTCTGCGCCGACATGTGCTCGGCCGAACTGCCGGACTGCGACCTTGTCGTGATCCTCGACGTGCTGCACTACGTGGACCTCGAAGCGCAACAAGGCGTGCTGACGCGCGTGCGCGACGCGCTGCGCCGCGGCGGCAATCCGCAGGCGCGCCTGCTGCTGCGCGTGGGCGATGCGTCGAGCCGCCGCGGCTTTGCGATCAGCCAGTGGGTCGACCGCACCGTGACGCGCATCCGCGGCCACAAGGTATCGCCGACCTGGGGCCGGCCGCTGGCCGAATGGACCGCATTGCTCGACCGCCTGGGCTTTCGCGTGCACAGCATTCCGATGAGCGAGGGCACGCCCTTTGCCAACGTGCTGCTGGTGGCAGACCTCGAGGAGAGACAGGCCGCATGA
- a CDS encoding polysaccharide deacetylase family protein — protein MSSASAPRESWPWPPAIRASAAWHVAAIGAGVLVPGALPWAVGAIVLNHALITGAGLTPRSSLLGPNMTRLPEAAGKRREVAITIDDGPEPEVTPRVLDLLDAHGQRATFFCIAERVLAQPALAREIVARGHSIQNHTARHRHNFSFLGPRGFAAEIARAQDILSDVTGQRPTCFRAPAGLRNPFLEPVLHRLGLSLVSWTRRGFDTREGDAAKVMARLDRNLQARDILLLHDGNAARTAAGQPVLLEVLPLLLERLRADGLRAVTLPEGMKS, from the coding sequence ATGTCTTCCGCCTCCGCCCCTCGTGAATCCTGGCCCTGGCCGCCGGCCATACGCGCCAGTGCGGCATGGCATGTGGCGGCCATCGGCGCGGGCGTGCTGGTGCCGGGCGCGCTGCCGTGGGCCGTGGGCGCCATCGTGCTCAACCATGCGCTCATCACCGGCGCCGGCCTGACGCCGCGCAGCAGCCTGCTGGGCCCCAACATGACGCGCCTGCCCGAAGCGGCGGGCAAGCGCCGCGAGGTGGCGATCACCATCGACGACGGACCGGAGCCCGAGGTCACGCCGCGCGTGCTCGACCTGCTCGACGCGCACGGCCAGCGCGCCACCTTCTTCTGCATCGCCGAGCGCGTGCTGGCGCAGCCCGCCCTGGCGCGCGAGATCGTGGCGCGCGGCCACAGCATCCAGAACCACACGGCGCGGCACCGGCACAACTTCTCCTTCCTCGGGCCGCGCGGCTTCGCCGCCGAAATCGCACGCGCGCAGGACATCCTGAGCGACGTGACCGGCCAGCGTCCGACCTGCTTCCGCGCGCCGGCCGGCCTGCGCAACCCCTTCCTGGAGCCCGTGCTGCACCGCCTCGGCCTTTCGCTGGTGAGCTGGACGCGGCGCGGCTTCGACACGCGCGAAGGCGACGCCGCCAAGGTGATGGCGCGCCTGGACCGCAACCTGCAGGCGCGCGACATCCTGTTGCTGCACGACGGCAACGCCGCGCGCACCGCTGCGGGACAACCCGTTTTGCTGGAGGTATTGCCCTTGTTGCTCGAACGCCTGCGCGCCGATGGACTGCGCGCTGTCACCTTGCCCGAGGGCATGAAATCATGA
- a CDS encoding MMPL family transporter: protein MTVGQAGGPPSWGRRAVVLLAWLLVLVCGAVVIARTQIGADLSAFLPKSPDVRQRVLIEQLQSGVASRTLMLGIEGGSVEQRATVSRAVAKSMRESQLFDLVQNGDVSDWSDSGTWVFEHRYQLSPGVVPGQFTAAGLRDAINETLSMLGTPAGNVIKPLLDRDPTGETQRIAMELVPASAPRSEDGVWMSRTAPRALMIATTRAAGGDLDAQAVAIARVNSAYEAASRGMGADAPKLLLSGPPVFSVMSRDKIKTEAIHLAVVGGIVMGGLLLLAFASPRALVIAFLPVATGVVVGTASVSLVFGSVHGLTLGFGSTLIGETVDYAIYYLIQARGAAVAGTGWQRWRDLNWPTVRLGLLTSVCGFAALVFSGFPGLAQLGVFSIAGLVSAALATRYVLPMLAPDGATGMGMRRYMAQLAGALVRGLPRLRWPLAALGVAALGLVLWQGGHLWRADLGAMSPVPKAAQQMDEMLRNDIGASDGGVLVVAYGDDEQAALRNTEAAAARLDALVDSGELMGYETVTRVLPSAQTQAARIASLPTSEVLRANLAEATKGMPLPASRLEPFVQEVEAARKLQPVQRADLAGGPLGSVLNTLMYQRPGGGWGTLVVLHPGTKFDQKRLETALAGLPDVQVVDVGRELAGLYQRYLHEAFVQVLLGALAVVVLLGIYLRSWRRLLAVCQPLLFAVVLTLGGMAVLQAALGILHLVGLLLIVAVGSNYALFFDQLRTTGQADEDTLASLMLANLTTVVSFGLIAISDIPALSSIGRVVAPGALLALLLSAAFARSVGPSKAARGR, encoded by the coding sequence GTGACCGTGGGGCAGGCGGGCGGGCCGCCCAGCTGGGGGCGCAGGGCGGTCGTGCTGCTGGCATGGCTGCTGGTGCTGGTGTGCGGCGCCGTGGTCATCGCGCGCACGCAGATCGGCGCCGACCTGTCGGCCTTCCTGCCCAAGAGCCCCGACGTGCGCCAGCGCGTGCTGATCGAGCAGCTGCAAAGCGGCGTGGCCTCGCGCACGCTGATGCTCGGCATCGAGGGCGGCAGCGTCGAGCAGCGCGCCACGGTGTCGCGCGCGGTGGCCAAAAGCATGCGCGAGAGCCAGCTGTTCGACCTGGTGCAGAACGGCGACGTCAGCGACTGGAGCGACTCCGGCACCTGGGTCTTCGAGCATCGCTACCAGCTCTCGCCGGGCGTGGTGCCGGGTCAGTTCACCGCCGCGGGCCTGCGCGACGCGATCAATGAAACGCTGTCGATGCTCGGTACGCCCGCCGGCAACGTCATCAAGCCGCTGCTCGACCGCGATCCGACCGGCGAGACGCAGCGCATCGCGATGGAACTGGTGCCTGCAAGCGCGCCGCGCAGCGAGGACGGCGTATGGATGTCGCGCACCGCGCCGCGCGCGCTGATGATCGCCACCACGCGCGCCGCCGGCGGCGACCTCGACGCGCAGGCCGTGGCCATCGCGCGGGTGAACTCGGCCTACGAGGCCGCCTCGCGCGGCATGGGTGCCGACGCGCCCAAGCTGCTGCTGAGCGGCCCGCCGGTGTTCTCGGTGATGAGCCGCGACAAGATCAAGACCGAAGCCATCCATCTCGCGGTGGTGGGCGGCATCGTGATGGGCGGGCTGCTGCTGCTGGCCTTTGCGTCGCCGCGCGCGCTGGTCATCGCCTTTTTGCCGGTGGCCACGGGCGTGGTGGTCGGCACCGCCAGCGTGAGCCTGGTGTTCGGCTCGGTGCACGGCCTGACGCTGGGTTTCGGCAGCACGCTGATCGGCGAGACGGTCGACTACGCCATCTACTACCTCATCCAGGCGCGCGGCGCCGCGGTGGCCGGCACCGGCTGGCAGCGCTGGCGCGACCTCAACTGGCCCACGGTGCGGCTCGGGTTGCTGACTTCGGTGTGCGGCTTCGCGGCACTGGTGTTTTCGGGCTTCCCGGGGCTGGCGCAGCTGGGGGTGTTCTCCATTGCCGGGCTGGTGTCGGCCGCGCTGGCCACGCGCTACGTGCTGCCGATGCTGGCGCCCGACGGCGCCACCGGCATGGGCATGCGCCGCTACATGGCGCAGCTCGCGGGCGCGCTGGTGCGCGGCCTGCCGCGCCTGCGCTGGCCGCTGGCCGCGCTCGGCGTGGCGGCGCTGGGGCTGGTGCTGTGGCAGGGCGGCCACCTGTGGCGCGCCGACCTGGGCGCGATGAGCCCGGTGCCCAAGGCAGCCCAGCAGATGGACGAGATGCTGCGCAACGACATCGGCGCCAGCGACGGCGGCGTGCTGGTGGTGGCCTATGGCGACGACGAACAGGCCGCGCTCCGCAACACCGAAGCCGCGGCCGCGCGGCTCGACGCGCTGGTGGACAGCGGCGAGCTCATGGGCTACGAGACCGTCACGCGGGTGCTGCCGAGCGCGCAGACCCAGGCGGCGCGCATCGCCAGCCTGCCGACCAGCGAAGTCCTGCGCGCCAATCTCGCCGAAGCGACGAAGGGGATGCCGCTGCCGGCGTCGCGCCTGGAGCCCTTCGTGCAGGAAGTGGAGGCGGCGCGCAAGCTGCAACCCGTGCAGCGTGCCGATCTGGCCGGTGGTCCGCTGGGCTCGGTGCTCAACACGCTGATGTACCAGCGCCCGGGCGGCGGCTGGGGCACGCTGGTGGTGCTGCATCCGGGCACCAAGTTCGACCAGAAGCGGCTCGAAACCGCACTGGCCGGCCTGCCCGACGTGCAGGTGGTCGACGTCGGCCGCGAGCTGGCCGGCCTGTATCAACGCTATCTGCACGAAGCTTTCGTCCAGGTGCTGCTGGGCGCGCTGGCGGTGGTGGTGCTGCTGGGCATCTACCTGCGCTCGTGGCGCCGGCTGCTGGCCGTGTGCCAGCCGCTGCTGTTCGCGGTGGTGCTCACGCTGGGCGGCATGGCGGTGCTGCAGGCTGCGCTGGGCATCCTGCATCTGGTGGGGTTGCTGCTGATCGTGGCGGTGGGATCCAACTACGCGCTGTTCTTCGACCAGTTGCGCACCACGGGCCAGGCCGACGAAGACACGCTCGCATCGCTGATGCTGGCCAACCTGACGACGGTGGTGTCCTTCGGGCTGATCGCGATTTCCGACATTCCCGCGCTGTCTTCGATCGGCCGCGTGGTCGCGCCGGGCGCGCTGCTGGCGCTGCTGCTGTCGGCGGCATTCGCACGCAGCGTGGGGCCTTCGAAGGCCGCGCGCGGTCGATGA